The Poecilia reticulata strain Guanapo linkage group LG1, Guppy_female_1.0+MT, whole genome shotgun sequence DNA window gcaaaaaacaaacaaaaaaaaaaaaatctgtaaattaattttttgttttgttttatattgtaggaaatgaaaacacacaaacaaataacCAAATCTAGAACTGTCAAACCACTTTctgaacacaaaataaagagaaggcctttaggaaaaaagaaacacccaTAACAGATgttttactgacaaaaaaaaggataataaaagaaaatgcacaatcatactttgcattttttgttcattcatGTAATCTTTTAGTTACTGAAAAGCAAACGTGCAAGTTTAAAGCAGCCTCCAAAATTGTGGGTGCCACTaataaatatgtgtaaaaagccttaaaaagaAGTGATATTTTATTACAAGAGTGGTAATGTTACAACCTTTACAGTACAGTATTACTGTATTACTATATATTACAGTAATattacacacaaacatatttatgtgtgtgtgcgtgtgattAATCAAGATTTACAAGATTAATCACAGAAAATCAAGTCATGAGGAATAAATGTGCATCAAGCATTTTTGGAAATAAGCTATTCTTCACTTTTTGATCagaattaaagacattttattcagaaattcaCTACTTCATATTTCCCCAGGATATAAATATCCCATAATGCCgagaaacatttctctttcaaatggaaaagacaagagaaacTATTTCGCTTAAATGCCCCGTCACAAAGTCTCTATGTAACCATTAGAATTATTGacatccaaaatgttttttgttaagaAGAAGAATTTGTGAACAAAAATTTTCTATCCTACCACCATATATGTACTATGGTGACATTTTAACTGGAACCTTGTGCTTTGACATGAAAAATGGTGGAGATGTGAAAAAGGTCCTCAGGCCCACTATTAACGGCAGACAAAGTGTGATGCAGTCGGGtgtttctcttccaaaggctttttacacatctttaatAAGATTACTGTTGTTTTGAAGGCCATATATAATATTGCagataaatagttttatttataaataatttttatttaatctcaaaCTTAATGCTGTTTagacatgtaaataaaaatataaggtAATCAAAGGTAAGACCTCATAATCTCACTTTGCATTTGGGAGGAAAATCAAGCCAAAGAACAGATAGTCTCCAACCAGCATGGCtcacacatctttttttttaagaggtaAATGTTTATAACAGTTTATGTCCCATCAATCAGCATGgaatagaaaaaggaaaaagtgcaaGTACTATTGCTAAATACAGTTTATCTTTCTAAGtctcacaaaataaagaaactttcagcactttaaaaacatccGTCAAAGTAGAGCTAATCACAATCTAATGAAAGCATGTAGAAACTACAGAATGGCTCATTGAGTATCTGTATTCATCTATAGGCACAAAATACTTTGATCAGCTAAGATCAAATCACTTCTACAAGATTTTCTTTAGTCCAGAGGACCAACAGTCACAAACCACACATTGTACACAGTTTGAAAAGAAATCCTTTTTCAGCTCATGAAGCTTACATGAAAAACGATACAATTTTAACTGACAGTCATGTCAGCTTTTCAATGTAGACAGTCAAGAGGCCTTTCGTCAGTGAACTACAAAGTCAATTATTCCATTATAGCAGAACAAATACACAGAAAGATTGATCTGAAACAACTTCTTGTCTCAAACTCGAACAATTTGTACTGACGTTAAATCAGGGCTAGACTATTTGTATGTTTCAAGATACTGTTTGAAAAGCACAGAAATGAAGAAAGTCTTGagtattttaaatcaaaattgaaGTTTCCTCCTGCTTAAATGTAGCTTATTTTAATAttgagttttaactttttatgtgtagttttctttttcctcactttcaaaatgtaggtttttgattttattttttcaaagttcaAGATCAAACTTGAaattctgtttcattttatttctacagaCAAATTTTATGACCAATCCGTAGCCACATACTGGTCTACCTAGCAACAGTGAGGCAGATGAGGAAACACTTTACAGGTAGAAATCATGCGCTGTGTTCAGCtcattatttttagaaacatcaACCAAATGAGGCAATggtcaggaaataaaaaaaataaaaaaattctcatttcatttcagttcatgTCTAATATTCAACATTATAAAATACTGAAAGACACAGAACCAGTCCCGGTTGTCTGACTGCGTAGTCGCGACGCGGCCCTCCGTGCAGCTTGCTGTATTTTGCTCGTCGGAATGCATAACCTTTCTACATTCATCATCAGTTgacaaaagttgattttaaaatgttataaaaactcAACAGTCGGGTTCATGGAGGAGACAGGCTCATGTCGCCTTTCAAAAAGAGCAACGGTTCACTGGAAACACGCCAAGACACTTTCAGTCCAAAGTTAAACACTTGGTAATTACAGTATGCACACCTAACAGTCTGGAACGACGAAGTGGAACCACAATAATACCACTGTAAAGATGTGAAAGCTTTAAAACACAGCTGCTTTCTGGCTTCTTGTACAAGCAAACGGGATGCATGCTGGTGAAACCTTCTATTTTTAGCACGTCTGTGTTCAGTATTTGCTAATCCAACTTTGTAGAAAGAAAGTTAAGAACACGTAGCACTCACTATCCAGGTTTATTTCGAAGCAGCGGGCTTCTATGAATCACGCCTAGAGTGAtccttaatatttttcttagtgTTTTAACAGGCTTAACGATGTGCTTTGTACTTTAATATGTGAAATGAACAGTGGTATGTAAGGCAGTGGATCCTagtatttttgctgtattaaatCTAAAACAGTCGAAAGTTGTTcaatgaccaaaaacaacagaattttaGCTGTCTGACTTCGCACACAGCTGTccacaatgtaaaaataaaaacattaaagatacAGCTTTTTCTAGCACATACCCAATTAAAGTTATCCGATTTCAATTTTTGACTGACTCTACATCATCGTAGATCTACATTTCAGAATCAGCCATGGCCGATAAAACATAGAATAAAACAATCTGCATGTTCTTCATAGAGGTAGAAgcttaaaaatacaagaaaaacaatgaaagaattACAACATAATACCCTAATCTGTGGCTGTATCTGTATGTAAGAGAATTCAAAAAGCCATTTACAGGCCAAAAAGGTTGGGAGTTGTTAGAACAGGAAAAATATATAgggtatatttttctttatttgatttcACTAATCaaataatgtatatataaagTAGATCAAGGGAAGACTGTTAAACTGATTGGTGAATCTCTAGACAAAAGTCCAAATCTCTAGTCAAATCTTTCTTAAAAAACGTAACTATTACAGtcttaatcaaatttttttaaaatcactatTCACATCTTAAACTCCCCGTCTCTCCTAAAGAGCCTCTAAagccaaccagaaccagacacaTGGGGTTTCCATGTCAAAATGTCCCTGTGAGGGCAACACTGAATCATAGattgaaagaaaggaaagagagaaGGACTACCTTTGTTGTGGGTTTTGCATGCAATGCATGCCAGGTAACAGCAAAGCCATTGCTACTGCTAAGTGGTTTCAGCAATGATAACTGAatcacttttattcattttgtatttattgatttattcttgTCGTAAACCCAGGCATTTCTCTCATCCaatataaatattcagtttttgagttttttccgGGAGCGCCTTGTTTGCAAAGTGATCAGAAATCCCAGACACACCTACGCTCCTCTCAGCTATTACAGTAAGACCTGCAAGACATTTCTTCAGTGATTCACCCAACTCCTCACCTGCTCGTCCTGATCTACAGAAATCCTGTAAAGCATGAACATCTAACTCCTGCCTACCGAGCCACCTCGTGCGAGCTGTCGGGTTAGGAGGACTCCACGGTGATGACGGCCTCGCCGACCTTGCAGACGACAGCGGAAGAGGAGGGAACCTCCTCGCACGGATCCAACACGGACGATTGCATGCCGAGCTTTGATCCGGGGGAATCTCCGCCGATTCCCTGCACCGCTCCTTTCCCTTTCCCCTCATCCAAGCGCCCTTTCTGCAGCTCGTCTTCCCCTCTCCTCACATGACAGCGACACACCTCGATGCCAGAGTCGCCTGTGAGCCGTCTGTGACTGAAGTGATCCTCCTCGTCttcttcgtcctcctcctcttcgtctcTGTCTTGTTTTTGCTCCTCTTTATTACTTGTGTTCGGCGAGTGCAGATCCTTTACGGAAGGAGAGGGCGTTACATCATAAGGTGAGGGTGAGGCCTCCTCCAGAGCCGGCGGTGGGTCGGAGGGCACGAGAAAATGAACTTGGCCGGGAGGAGCAGAAGACAACAGAATGaggggggagagagggaggcgAGTGGGATGTGAGAGTTGTGAGTGTAAAGGGAGGGAAAGCGGAGGACAAGGAGGCGAGAGTCCGTCGCTGCCAGCAGAGGAGCGTCGCTGCACTGGTATGACGTCAGGAGTGGCGGTGGGTATCACGTCCGGGGGAACTTGAGACGGGGAAGGCAATGACCTCGGCACGACAGCGTAGTCGCCCCCAGCTTCGCTGGGTGTGGACATATGGCTGCTGTCATACGTCTCGTCGGTCACCTGGACCGAGAAGGAGGTGCTGGATGGGGAGGTGAGGGAGCAGGACTCGCAGGAGCAGCTGGTGTAGTTGTCGGAGCTCTGGGAGGAGGTCAGCCCACTGGTGCCAGGGCCCAGGTACGGAGGACAGGGGTGccggtggtggtggtgatggggGTAAGAAGAGCTGGGCCCCGCCGTGGTCCCTCCCTGGAGGGCAAAGATGGAGCTGTAAGGAGGAGGAGGCGTGCTGGGCTGGGCAGCCACCTCCTCATAGGAGGGCAGCTTCAGGGAAGTCAGGAAACCTGcagcaaaattttaaaatcatcttttgtcctggaaaaggttttattttgccaTAAGCTACAAAGAATTACGTCCAGCAGCCACTCAGTTGCTGTCATAATTACAATTGACCAAAGCAttacttaaatgtttaattaagcaCTTTGTATTGTTGAAACACAAACTTCAGTAT harbors:
- the LOC103466399 gene encoding proline-, glutamic acid- and leucine-rich protein 1, whose protein sequence is MDPEKTLTFCLGLKAQEMTMSLQELVAPEAVTVPVLEIDRNTADKVVEHHVGSGRQPVVSPKYCPGANNSPGYRCETGHCCGETGCCTYYYELWWFWLLWTVLILFSCFCAYRHRRAKLRIQQQQRQREINLIAYNGACNYPSSMLDLSFLTSLKLPSYEEVAAQPSTPPPPYSSIFALQGGTTAGPSSSYPHHHHHRHPCPPYLGPGTSGLTSSQSSDNYTSCSCESCSLTSPSSTSFSVQVTDETYDSSHMSTPSEAGGDYAVVPRSLPSPSQVPPDVIPTATPDVIPVQRRSSAGSDGLSPPCPPLSLPLHSQLSHPTRLPLSPLILLSSAPPGQVHFLVPSDPPPALEEASPSPYDVTPSPSVKDLHSPNTSNKEEQKQDRDEEEEDEEDEEDHFSHRRLTGDSGIEVCRCHVRRGEDELQKGRLDEGKGKGAVQGIGGDSPGSKLGMQSSVLDPCEEVPSSSAVVCKVGEAVITVESS